A stretch of DNA from Serinibacter arcticus:
GGGCTCGGCGTAGGAGTCGCCGTCGACCACGATCGTGCCGTCGGCCAGCAGCCGTCCGGAGACCCCGCCGTTCTCGCCGGGCAGCACCAGGGACGCCTCGCCCACCAGGGCGACGACGGCCTGCAGCTGCTCGTGCGGCGTGAGCCCGCCCGCGGTCGGCTCGTCGGCGTCCGCCTCCGGCGGCTCGAGACGCTGCACGTCCTCCTGCTCGACGGCGGCCGTCGGCTCGGGGGCCGGCGTCGGCTCGACCGTTGCCTGTACCGCCGGTGCCGGCCTCGGCCCCGGGCGCGGGCCCGGCTTCGGCCCGGGCTTGGCGACGGGCTTCGGCGCTGACTCAGCCGGCGCAGCCTCAGCCACCCCAGCCCCAGCCCCAGCCGGCTCCACCGCACCCTCGGCGCGGCACACCCGCACGACGTCGCCCAGCAGCGGAAGCGCAGCCTCGACAACCGGCGCGACCGTCGTCGCGATCAGCAGGAGCGAGGGCCCGGCGGCGGGCCGCGCCGTCGCCCCGGACCGCAGCTGCCACCAGGCGTCCCGCACGCCGTCGGAACCGCCCGCGTGGCCCGCGGCCAGCTCGGCCGGCGCGACGCTCCGCACGGTCGCGGCCCGCGCCAGCGCGTCCACGAGCGCCTCGGGCGTCAGCTCGGCCACCCCGACCACGAGCACGACGGCGCCGCTCGCGTCGAGCGCGACGACGTCCGTCCCGGCGTCACCGGTCGCGGGTCGCTCGGCCACCGGCACCAGGGCGAGACCAGCCTCCGCGGCCCAGGCGCGAGCGCTCTCGAGCGCATCCGGCAGGACCTCGCCCGGCTCGGAGGAAGGGGCGGCGGTGGCGGCGGGATGCACGGGGATCACGGGAACAGACACCAACTCAGCAGAGGGGTGGGTGGGACGGGCGTCATTCTGCCAGAAGGAGCTGGGCGAGCGTCGTGCCCCTGGTTCCGGCCAGCTGCTCGGCCTGCGTGCGGCACGAGTAGCCGTCGGCGAGGTAGACCGCACCCTCCGGCGCCTCCCGCAGCGCGGGCAGCAGCGCGTTCTCGGCGACCGCCACGCTCACCTCGTAGTGGCCCTTCTCCATGCCGAAGTTGCCCGCCAGCCCGCAGCAGCCGGCGAGCTGCGTGACCGTCGCACCGGTGCGAGCCAGGAGCATCGCGTCGGCGTCGAAACCCATCACGGAGTGCTGGTGGCAGTGCGGCTGCGCGACGACGGTGGTCCCGACGAGCGACGGCGGCGCCCAGTCCTCGCCCGGCCCCAGCTCGGGGTCGGTGAGGAGCTCCGCGAGCGTCCGGACGGCACCGGCGACCTGCGCCGACCGGGGGTCGTCGGGCAGCAGCTCGACGAGGTCGCTGCGCAGCACCGCGGTGCACGAGGGCTCGACGCCGATGATCGGCACGCCCTTCGCGGCCGCCGGACCGAGCACGTCGAGCGTGCGCGCGAGCCGCTTGCGCGCGCCGTCGAGCTGGCCGGTGGAGATCCAGGTCAGGCCGCAGCAGGCGTCGCTGCTCGGGATCCGCACGGTGTACCCGGCCTTCTCGAGCAGCCTGACCATCGCCTGCGCCCCCGCGGGGTCGAGGTGCTCGGAGAAGGAGTCGGCCCAGAGGATCACGTCGCGCGTGCGGGTCCCGGTCGCCGCGACGCCGTCGGACGCGCCGTCGTCGGGCGTCCGCCCCCGTGCCGTCAGCGCCGTCCCGGACCGCTGGGGGAACCAGCGCGAGAAGCGATGGGTGGTGAACGCCGTCATCTTCCGCCGGCCGTCGATCCCCGAGACGGCGAACACGGCCTTTCGCAGCGGCGCGACCCGCAGCGCGAGGTTCGCCAGCCCGGCGACGGGCGGGAACGCCGTCGCGAGCTTCGCCCAGCGCGGCAGCCAGCCCAGCACGTAGTGCGACATCGGCCGCAGCTTGCCCTTGTACCGGCGGTAGGTGACCTCGGCCTTGTACGTGGCCATGTCGACGCCGGCGGGGCAGTCGCGCCCGCACGCCTTGCACGAGAGGCAGAGGTCGAGCGAGTCGGCCACCTCGGGCGCGTCCCAGCCCTGCACGAACGAGCCGTTCGCCAGCTCCTGCAACACGCGGGCGCGACCGCGGGTGGCGTTCCGCTCGTCGCCCGTGGCCTGGTAGCTGGGGCACATGAAGCCGCCCGCGCTGCTGTTGTCCGCACGGCACTTGCCGACGCCGACGCACCGGTGGACCGCCTGGGTGAGGTCCCCGCCGTCGTGCGGCAGGGCGAAGCCCTTGGTCCCCAACGTGATCGCCTGCGGGCGGCGCAGGTTGGCCGTCACGGGCGCCGGCCGCACGACGATGCCCGGGTTGAGGTGGTCGGAGGGGTCCAGCAGGCCCTTGAACTGCTCGAACAGGCCGAGCGCCTCGGGCGTGTACATGTGGTGCAGCAGCCCGCCGCGGGCGCGGCCGTCGCCGTGCTCACCCGAGAGGGAGCCGCCGTAGGACCCCACGAGCCGGGCGGCGTCGTTCATGAACGCCTCGAAGTCGGGGACGTCGCCGGGGCGGTCGAGCGGGAGGTCGATGCGCACGTGGATGCAGCCGTCGCCGAAGTGGCCGTAGGGCAGACCGTCGACGCCGTACTGCGCGAGCAGCGCGTCGAAGTCGCGCAGGTAGGCGCCGAGGTTCTCGGGCGGGACCGCCGCGTCCTCCCAGCCCGGCCACGCCTGGCGGCCGGCGGGCGTGCGCCCGGCGAGACCGACGCCGTCGGCCCGGATCCGCCACAGCGCCGCCGACTTGGCCTTGTCGGTCGTGATGAGCGAGTCGACGCAGTCGCTCGCGGCCACCAGGGCGGCCGCGTTGGCGAGCGCCTCGGTCTCGTCGGCCCCACCGACCTCGCAGAACAGCCAGCCCGCGCCGCGCGGCAGGTCGGGCACCGAGCCGACGTGCTGGCGCACGACGTCGACGAGCCGCGCGTCCATGCCCTCGATCGCGAGGGGCTTCAGGGCCGCGAGCGGGACGACGGCGTCGGCCGCGCTGGGCATGTCGGCGTAGCCGAGCACCACCAGCACGGGCGCCGTCGGAAGGGGGTGGAGCTCGACGGTCGCGCCGAGCAGCGTGACGACGCTGCCCTCGGTGCCCACCAGCGCGCGGGCGAGGTGGCTGCCCCGCTCGGGCAGCAGGTGCTCGAGCGAGTAGCCCGAGACCTGGCGGGTGAAGCGCCCGAGCTCGGTGCGCATCAGGGCGAGGTTGGCGGCCACCAGACGGTCGAGCCCGGCCACCGCCTCGAGGGCGTCGCGACCGGAGCCGGCCGTGAAGCGGCGACCGGCGCCGTCCACGACGTCGAGGCTGCGGACGTTGTCGGCCGTGCGCCCGTAGGCGAGCGCGTGCGGACCGCACGCGTTGTTGCCGATCATCCCGCCGAGCGTGGCGCGGTTCTTGGTGCTCGGGTCGGGCCCGAACCACAGCCCGTGCGGCGCGGCGGCCGTCTGCAGGCTGCTCATCACCACACCGGGCTGCACGACGGCGGTGCGCTGCTCCGGATCGATCTCGCCGATCGCGTGGAGGTGGCGCGAGAAGTCGATGACCACCCCGGGCCCGACGGCGTTGCCCGCCACGCTGGTTCCCGCACCTCGCGCGGTGACCGGGGCCCGGTGGGTACGGGCGACCTCGAGCGTGGCGAGCACCTCGTCGACGTGCCGCGGGAACGTGACGACCTGCGGGACGACGCGGTAGTTCGACGCGTCGGTGGAGTACTCGGCGCGACGGCGGCGTCCCGCGTCGGCCTCGGTCACGCGCGCCAGATCGCTCAGCAGTGCGGCCGTGGCGTCCTCCGGGGGCCGTCCGGCACCGGGCGGACGGGTGAGGGTGGTCACGAGGAGGAGTCTTCCACGGGGGTGACGAGCGCGGTCGGCGCGTCCGGTCCGTGACCCGTGGTCACCCGGCCGCGAGCCACCCGATGGAGGGCGGCGTGGTCGCGTTGGGGATCGTGACCTGGCCGAGCTCACCGAGCTGTGCCGTCACCGCCTGCAGCGGGTCGAGCTCGCTCGGCCCGGTGACCGTCGTGACCGTGGGCACGAAGTCCATCGTGCACACCGCGCCCCCGGTCTGGACGAGGTCGATCTCGACGACGGAGTCCGCCTGGCGCACGGCCTCGGGGATGAGCGGGCACGAGCTGGAACCGAACGTGATGACCAGCAGCGCGTCCCCGGCCTCGTTCCACCCGACGCCGCCGGCCGTGTCCTCGGGCGCCTCGACGCCCGCGGGCAGTCCCCGCACGTAGTCGAACGGGAGGTCGGCACCCTCGGCCCCGGCGCCGTCGCCCTCCGGGGCGTCGGTCTCCGACGCGTCCGTCTCGGGCTCGTCCGTGGGGCGCGTGGTCTCGCCGCCGCCCTCGCTCTGCTCCTGCGAGGGGGACGGGCTCGCCGAGGTCTCCTCGGGGTCGGCGGCCTCCCCCTGGGGCGGCGTGCATCCGGCGAGGCCGACGACGAGGCTGGCCAGGGCGAGGGTGGTGAGCGTTCGAGCTGCGGGGCGACGCATGAGGGACTCCTTCGACGAGTGCCTGGTCACGGTACTACCGGAGCCTGGGAGCGGCGCGGCCGTGGCCGACGCCGGTCCCAGGCTCCGGGTGAGGTCCTACTGCTGGACGCTGAAGTCGAGCTGCTCGTCGGCGACCGCGATCACGGACCACGTGCCGCCGTCGGCGTCGGTGAACTCGTAGGACGGCACGAGCAGCACGGTGCCGTCCGGCTGCCACTGCTGCGCGAGCCCGAGGCGAGCCCCCGTGATCGTCACGTCCTGCACGGGCCACGCGACCGACACCCCGGGGGCCGGGGCGGCGGGCGCCTCGGTGGGCGGCGTCCACTCCTGGGTGACGCTCGTGTCACCCTCCATCGTCCGCGCCCACCCGGTCTGGTAGCCGCCGAACCGCGGGTCGCTGAGGCGCTCCACGCCCTCCTGCTCGCTGACGACGGGGTAGGTCCCGAGATCGACGACGCCGGCGAGGCTCCCGGAGAACGAGGCCAGACCCGTCGAGGTCAGCTCCAGGTAGAACATCAGGTCCGTGCCCTGGCCGGCGACGACGCGGCGCGCCTCCGCCATCGCGGAGACGGCGCCCTCCCACGTCGGGGAGGTGAACTCGAACTGGGTGGGGTCCTCACCGATCGCGGTGAGGACCTCCTTGATCCGCTCGATGGCGGCGTCCCCGCTCGGCGCGTCCTCGGGGCGCGGCTCCTCGCACCCCTCGCACCAGGCCTGGGCGGCGCTGTCGTAGAAGTAGGAGCTGAGCGAGCCGTCGAGACCGACGTTCAGCTGCCGCGTGCCGTCCGTGAGCTCCCAGCCGCCGTTGGCGATGGCCGGAGTGCCCGCCATGCCGAGCGCGGTCGCGAGCTGCACCATGCGCTCCTCCGTCGACGCCGTCGCGGCGTCCAGCCCGAAGGCCTGGGCCGAGCGCTCGGCGGTGCTGAGACCGGTGGAGCTGAACGTGGAGCGACCGAACCCGATCATCATCGAGTCGGCGGCGCTGCGGCTGGCGAAATCAGCAGAGGCCGGCCCGGCGGCCGAGGTCGCCGCGGGTCCGACGGCGCTCTCCTCGGCCGCGCCTGCGTCCCCACCCGCCACCTGCGGCCCGCCCAGCGAGATCGGCGCCGGGGCCGACTCCGCGGAGTCGGCGGCGGAGCTGCCGCCCGAGGCTGCGGAACCGCCGAGCGCGTACCCGCTCGTGCCGACGATCACGGCAGCGGCCGCCGCGGCGACCGGGGCGTACCAGGAGCGGCGACGACGGGCGGTGAGGTCGACGGGAGCCGGCGGCTCGGCGTCGTCCGGATCCGTGGCCGTGGGGGCCGCGTCGGCGGCCGACGGCGTTCCGTCGGCGGACTCGTCGTCGTCGACCCGCGCCTCGACGACGGTCGGGAACTCGGGGCTCACCTCGACCTCGGCGGCAGGGTCGGCGGCGCGCAGTCGCGCCATCACCTTCTCCTCGACGGCGGCCGCCGCGTCGTCGTCGTGCTGGTCACCGGGCTGCGCGTCGTCGTTCCGGTCGTCGTCACGGTCGTCACCGGGAGGGGCGAACCGCCGGAGGTTGTCGTCGCTCATGTCTCGCTCCTTCGTTCGTGTCGGGGCCTGACCCCCACTGCTCCGTATGTGTGTCGCGGCCCGCGAACCTTGCGCGGACGGCGGTCGTCAGAGGTGGAGCCGGTCGGTCCAGGCTTCCCGCAGGCGCTTGCGGGCGCGGGACAGCGCGGCGTCCGCGCCTGACCGCGAGATGCCGAGCACCTGGGCGAGCTCCGCGCCGTCGAGCCCCTCCCACGCGTTGAGCAGCAGGATGTGGCGGTCCCGCTCCGCGACGGCGCCCAGCGCCCCCCTGACCTCGGCGTCGAAGATCGCCGAGATCTCCGGATCCGTGCCCACGCGCGCGGGTGACGGTCGCTCGGGCAGCTCCGCCACCGGGAGGTCGGCGTGCTTGCGGCGGTGGTTGGCGAGCGTGTAGCCGGCCGTCGTGTAGAGCCAGGGGAGGACGGCCTCGCGAGGGACGTCGTCGCGGCGTCGCCACGCGGTCACGAGCACGTCCGCGGCGAGATCCTCCGCGTCCTGCACGGGACCCCGTCGCGCGAAGTAGCGCACGAGCGCGCGCGAGTGCTCCTCGACGACGCCGGTGAACCAGCGTCTGTCCTCGTGCTCCTGGCCCATCGGCCCTCCTCAGGTGGTGCGGTGTCGACCCGTCGGTGTCGGCCGTCGGCCGACCGGCGGGCGTGCGGTCCCCTCCCACGAACATGTCGCGACCCGCCTCGATCTTGCCGCCCCGGGACGACCGATCCGTGGACCGTCCGGGCGAGCTGCACCGCGAGGCCCCCCGTGCGCTTGACTGTGCACCCGGGCGATGGGCCCGGACGAGGCGGCGGGGAGGTCGACATGCGGCAGTTCGTCCTGCTCGCATCGCGTCAGCTGGACGGCGTGGCGGACGAGGAGTACGCGGCCTTCTGCCGCTTCATGGACCTTCCGCCCGAGCGCCTCCGTCGCGTCCGGCTCGAGCAGGGACCCCTGCCGGATCTCGACCTCGACACCGTCGCCGGGGTGGTCGTGGGGGGCAGCCCCTTCACCTCGAGCGATCCGGAGGAGACGAAGTCCGACGTCCAGCTCCGCGTCGAGCGGGAGATCGGTGACCTCCTCGTCGAGATCTGCGACCGCGACCTGCCGTTCCTGGGCGCCTGCTACGGCGTCGGCACGCTCGGCGTGCACCTCGGGGGCGTCGTCGACACGACGTTCGGCGAGCCGGCAGGGGCGGTCCCCGTCACGCTGACCGACGAAGGCCGCAGCGACCCGCTGCTGGCGGGGATGCCGACCACGTTCGAGGCGTACGTCGGCCACAAGGAGGCGCTGCGCGAGGCCCCGCCCGGCAGCGTGCTCCTGGCGTCCTCGCCGACGGCGCCCGTGCAGATGCTGCGCTACCGCCGCAACGTCTACGCGACCCAGTTCCACCCCGAGCTCGACGCCGAGGGCATCGTCTCCCGCCTCCTCGCCTACCGGCACGAGGGCTACTTCGACCCGGCCGAGGTCGACGCCGTCGTCGCCCGCGTGCGGAGCGCGAACGTCATCCACACCGGCCGGATCCTGAAGCGGTTCGCGGCCCTCTACGGATGAGGCGTATCCGGTCGTAGAGCGGGCCGTTGAGCATGGTTTGAGGCTGGCTGACGCAGGCGCTCGCCCCACCCTCACGCTGTCGGCGAACAAGTCTCGACTCGGTCGTGCGCCACGACGAATCGTGCCGTAGCGTCATCCACGGTTCGGGGTCGACGTCGCCCCCTGCTCGGCCCCGAACCACTTCCTCCCCCGCACGTGACACCGACGTCACACGCGCACGGCAGGATCTCCCCCATGACCCGCACCGCCCTCGTGCTGCGACACGACCCCGGCATCGGCCTCGGCAACGTCGCGCCCACCCTCGCCTCCCACGGGTACGCCGTCACCACGATCGACACCCCGGGCGGCGACGTGGGCGCGCTCGATCCGCTCGACTGGGACGTCGTCGTCGCCCTCGGCGGGACGGAGGGCGCCTACGAGACCGACGCGCACCCCTACCTCGCCGCCGAGATCGAGCTGCTCGCCACGCGTGCCGCCGCCCGCCGACCGATCCTCGGCATCTGCCTCGGCGCACAGATGCTCGCGGCGGCCCTCGGCGCGCGGGCCTACCGCGGGGACGCCCACGAGGTCGGCCTCCTCGCCGTCGACCTCACGCCGGCCGGAACCGCCTCTCCCGTGCGACACGTCGCGGGTGTCCGGATGGTCGAGTGGCACCACGACACGTTCGACCTCCCCGACGGCGTGGAGCTCCTCGCGACGTCGCCCTCCTACCCGCAGGCGTACGGCGTCGGCCGGTGGCTGCTGGCGGTGCAGTTCCACCCCGAGGTCGACGACGTGATCCTCGACGGCTGGATCGACCGCTGGTCGGCGGAGGTGCACACGGGGCTGACGGCCGAGGACCTCCGCGCCGACGCGGCGCAGCACCTCGACGCGGCGCAGGCGGCCTCGCGGGCGATGGTCGGCGAGTGGCTGGACGGGTTGGCCGGGCCGGACGGGCCGGACGTGAAGAACGACTGACGGCCGGCTCGCGGCTCGGCCGGGCAGTCGGGGCACCCGCCGGACCGCCGTCGCCCTCGCTGTCTGCGGACGGATGGAGGTCGCCCCGGCAGCACGTCGCTGCGACCTGCAGGAACGCTGCGGTCCCTCGCGCCGGACCGATTCCGTCCGCAGACAGCGAGGTTCGTCCGTCGAGAGCGAAGCCGCACCGGTCGTCGCCCAGGAACGGCGAAGGCCCGGAACCGATGAGGTTCCGGGCCTGGTCGCCGAGCCGCCTAAGGGAATCGAACCCTTGACCTATTCATTACGAGTGAATCGCTCTGCCGACTGAGCTAAGGCGGCGACGCTACCCGAGGATCGCCCGGGCAGCGGCGTCAACTCTACTAGGCGATCGGGGGTGCTCCAAACCGGCCCGCCCGGCATCATGGACGGATGCCCACCACCGCCGCGCAGATCGCCTCCCTGTCC
This window harbors:
- a CDS encoding glutamine amidotransferase-related protein, which codes for MTRTALVLRHDPGIGLGNVAPTLASHGYAVTTIDTPGGDVGALDPLDWDVVVALGGTEGAYETDAHPYLAAEIELLATRAAARRPILGICLGAQMLAAALGARAYRGDAHEVGLLAVDLTPAGTASPVRHVAGVRMVEWHHDTFDLPDGVELLATSPSYPQAYGVGRWLLAVQFHPEVDDVILDGWIDRWSAEVHTGLTAEDLRADAAQHLDAAQAASRAMVGEWLDGLAGPDGPDVKND
- a CDS encoding RNA polymerase sigma factor, with the protein product MGQEHEDRRWFTGVVEEHSRALVRYFARRGPVQDAEDLAADVLVTAWRRRDDVPREAVLPWLYTTAGYTLANHRRKHADLPVAELPERPSPARVGTDPEISAIFDAEVRGALGAVAERDRHILLLNAWEGLDGAELAQVLGISRSGADAALSRARKRLREAWTDRLHL
- a CDS encoding glutamine amidotransferase produces the protein MRQFVLLASRQLDGVADEEYAAFCRFMDLPPERLRRVRLEQGPLPDLDLDTVAGVVVGGSPFTSSDPEETKSDVQLRVEREIGDLLVEICDRDLPFLGACYGVGTLGVHLGGVVDTTFGEPAGAVPVTLTDEGRSDPLLAGMPTTFEAYVGHKEALREAPPGSVLLASSPTAPVQMLRYRRNVYATQFHPELDAEGIVSRLLAYRHEGYFDPAEVDAVVARVRSANVIHTGRILKRFAALYG
- a CDS encoding FAD-binding and (Fe-S)-binding domain-containing protein encodes the protein MTTLTRPPGAGRPPEDATAALLSDLARVTEADAGRRRRAEYSTDASNYRVVPQVVTFPRHVDEVLATLEVARTHRAPVTARGAGTSVAGNAVGPGVVIDFSRHLHAIGEIDPEQRTAVVQPGVVMSSLQTAAAPHGLWFGPDPSTKNRATLGGMIGNNACGPHALAYGRTADNVRSLDVVDGAGRRFTAGSGRDALEAVAGLDRLVAANLALMRTELGRFTRQVSGYSLEHLLPERGSHLARALVGTEGSVVTLLGATVELHPLPTAPVLVVLGYADMPSAADAVVPLAALKPLAIEGMDARLVDVVRQHVGSVPDLPRGAGWLFCEVGGADETEALANAAALVAASDCVDSLITTDKAKSAALWRIRADGVGLAGRTPAGRQAWPGWEDAAVPPENLGAYLRDFDALLAQYGVDGLPYGHFGDGCIHVRIDLPLDRPGDVPDFEAFMNDAARLVGSYGGSLSGEHGDGRARGGLLHHMYTPEALGLFEQFKGLLDPSDHLNPGIVVRPAPVTANLRRPQAITLGTKGFALPHDGGDLTQAVHRCVGVGKCRADNSSAGGFMCPSYQATGDERNATRGRARVLQELANGSFVQGWDAPEVADSLDLCLSCKACGRDCPAGVDMATYKAEVTYRRYKGKLRPMSHYVLGWLPRWAKLATAFPPVAGLANLALRVAPLRKAVFAVSGIDGRRKMTAFTTHRFSRWFPQRSGTALTARGRTPDDGASDGVAATGTRTRDVILWADSFSEHLDPAGAQAMVRLLEKAGYTVRIPSSDACCGLTWISTGQLDGARKRLARTLDVLGPAAAKGVPIIGVEPSCTAVLRSDLVELLPDDPRSAQVAGAVRTLAELLTDPELGPGEDWAPPSLVGTTVVAQPHCHQHSVMGFDADAMLLARTGATVTQLAGCCGLAGNFGMEKGHYEVSVAVAENALLPALREAPEGAVYLADGYSCRTQAEQLAGTRGTTLAQLLLAE